The genomic stretch TCCGCCGCAGCATATGACCTGGTCATCGATAAGCAGACTCTGGAGAGGAGAGTCGACTACAGGAACGAGCTGGTGTTTAGCGTTGACCCGCCGGGATGCGAGGACATTGACGACGCCCTGGGATGCAAGACTCTGAAGAACGGCAACTTTGAAGTGTCGGTGCACATAGCGGACGTGACGCATTTCGTCCACGAGGGATCGAACCTGGACAGAGAAGCATCGCAGCGATGCACGACGGTGTACCTGGTGGATCGAAGGACTGATATGCTTCCAAAGTTACTCACCACGAATCTGTGCTCACTAATGTAAGAAATAGCCACTGCTACTAGTAGTATTGGTATTACGGCTACaattaccactactactattagtattattattactactactattactactattaccactactattattattattattggaTATTAGTTGTGCCAATAGTTTTAATTACTGGATAATAATGATTGTCATAGGGAGAACGTGAACAGGCTTACCTTTTCTGTGTACTGGGAAATAGACCCGAATGGTTTAATACTTAACACGTGGTTTTCGAAGTCAGTTATTAGGAGTAGAAGGGCATTGTCGTATAAACAAGCACAGGACTTGATCGACTCCAATTACAGGTAACTTATATGTGTCTATCGACAATATTGGTAAATTAAGAGCTTATTGAATATGAATCAGTAACTGCATGGctaaaagtttaaaaaatatgtagcGACGAAATGTGTGTTGCACTGAGGAACCTTAACAACATTGCAAAGATACTGAGGAAGCAGAGGATGAAGCGAGGAGCAGTGGAGCTGGAGTCGTCGGAAGTAAAGTTCGAGTTCGACGTCGAAAAGGTGCAGAACCTGGAGTCGTACAAGACGTACGACACGAACAAGATGATCGAGGAGTTCATGCTGCTGGCTAACATTTCAGTGGCGACGAAGATCTACGACCGGTTCCCCAAGTTCGCACTGCTGAGGATACACCCGCCGCCCTtcgaggagaagctgaacgAGCTGAAGCGGAcgctgcagcagcagggCTTCCAGGACTTCAAGTACGGCAACTCGAAGCAGCTGAACGAGTCGCTCGACAGCCTCGGGAGCTCGAAGGCGGACAAGTTCGTGAGCGCGGCAAAAATACTTACCACGAGGACGATGTCGCAGGCGCTCTACAGAAACAGCAATGACCTGAGCGACGAGGAGTTTCGCCACTACGGCCTCTGCTGCGAGTACTACACGCACTTCACGTCCCCAATAAGGAGGTACGCGGACGTGATAGTCCACAGGCTGCTGGCCTCGGCACTGGATTTGGCTCCGCTGAGCACCAACCTCGCCTCCAACGTATGAATATCTAGTACCACCTTTAACTAAGTACTGTATTTGCACCTATCAGTAGCTACAATAATTACTGTATCTATAGCTAGCAATAACTACAATAAGTACTGTATCTATAGCTAGCAATAACTACAATAAGTACTTATTAACGGCTATTGCCAACACCATTTTAGTTGACGAACCAGTGCGATGTGCTAAACAGAAAGCACAGAAACGCCCAGTGGTGTAGCAGGGAGTCTGATAAGATGTTTTCGTACCTCTACTTTAAGAACATGGTGCGTTTGTAGTCCTTAATTACCCTTTAGGAAAACGTTGAGAGCCCAGGGATTATACTGGACATAAACGAGGACAGGGTGGTGGTGCTGTCGATCAAATACGGCATTGAGGCAGTGGCCAACGTCAACTACAGCTCCTTCGACAAGGTTAACAAGTGTCTGGTGGATCAGAGCGGCAACACGTACCGGGTCTTCGATCAGGTGAACATCAGGCTCTTCACCTCAAACAAGCACTTCAGGAACATGATCAAGGCCGAAATAATATCTCACTAATGTGCTGTACAACATtgataaatacacaaacacgCACCTGTAgttaatttagttttagCTGTCCACTGCCGGTAGATAATAGTTGTTTTTGCTAGCTGTGAGTAGCCTGTTACTTCAGGGTACCATTATAAAATCAGTACAGGTGGCATAAACAAGCATAAAGTTCAGTTTGTATTAATAGGCATAAAGAACAGGTGGCATGAAGCAGAAGAGGTGATATGAATAAATGGGTACCAAATTAGTGTATATCCTGGTGAGATACGTTGCAATTGGTGGTGTGATTATACTGTTACATGTGGGCAAAAGTGGACGCTGTGAAAGGGCCCAGCCACTTGCAAATCGTCTGCGTAGCAAGGTAAGGCGGTAATGAACCGTACGCTCAACGTAAAGGCTGCCCACACTGGGCAGGGAGTGCACAGTGTGGGCAGCGCCAGCAGAGTTTGCAGTGGTTTCGGGGCCTGAGCTCACTCGTCCGAGAGGACCAGTAGGAGGGCGAATCTTAAGGCCGCCAGGTTCAACGGCAGGGCCGCAGTCCCACTGGCCCAGCCAACATGTCAGTAGGAAGGCTGACGACTAGTCTTGTAAACCACCTTTAGCTTCTTGCCCAAAATGCTGAACCCGTTCATGTTCGCCACGGCCTGCGTAGCGCTGTCAGGGTTGTCGTAGGAGACGAACGCGTAGCCCTTGCTGCGGTTCGTCGCACGGTCGAAGACGATCTTCGCCTTCACAACGCGGCCGAAGGGACTGAAGGTCCTGAACAGGTCCGAGTTGTTCCACTGGCTCGGAATGTGGAAGACGAAGAGGCAGGAGTCGTCGGTCACGGCATTGAAGCCTGGGGAACTGGCTGGGTTACCGGCGGGCGCGTAGCCGCCGTTGTTGTAGCCTCCGAAACCGGCGCCGTGGCCGCTGAGCTTCAGGAAGTCCCTGGGCACCTCCCACTGCGTCGAGCCCGTCTCGACGTTGAAGTAGTAGAAGCGGCCGTCGGGCGAGATGTACTCGCGCCAGGCGCCCGCGTGGCGCGGGTTCCCGTTGTTGTAGCTCATGTACCCCAGGCTGGCCCcgttcttcttcctcttcttcagcttgCCGTAGCCCCCGTTGAAGTTGCCGCCAGGGCCGTAGTTGGGGAAGATGCCGTCGAGGGGCGGCGGCGGCCTCTTGATGCGCTGCATCAGGCGCGGATCCTGCGGCGCAGCATTCTTGCTCTGCGCGAACCTAACCTCGATCGGTTTTACGGAGTCCTTCACCATCTTCTTGTGGTCCAGCTCCCTGATCGCGTAGAGCGCCTGCTCCTTGTACCTCATGCGCACGAAGCCGCAGCCCTTGTTTCCCCCCGAGTTCATGTCCTTCATGAGGAAGGTCTCGACTGCGTCTCCGTAGTCCTTGAAGAGGTCCTGAAGGTCCTGCTCCGAGAATGACCGCGGCAGCGAGCCCACGAACAGCTTAGCCGTGTCCACGCCCGGCTCGCCGACCATCTGCGTGAAGCCCAGCCTCTCGGGCTCGCCCGTGGCGTACCTGATCTGCACTGCTCCGAGGCCCGGCTCCACGGTGTGCTGGTTGTTTAGGCTTCGTATTGCAGCGTCGGCCTGGCAGATCGAGGCCATCTTGACAAAAGCGCAGTTCTTGGGCACGTTCGTGGCCTTGTCCTTGATTATGGTCACGTCCTCCACAGTTCCGAATTCCTCGAAGAGCTTACGTatgtcctcctccttgtgGTCCCTAGGGATTCTGGCGATGAACAGCTTTATTGAGGCCGGCGGCGCCGGTGAGCACGGCAGGCCCTCAAGGGGCTTGATTTCCGGCTGTGCTTCCGCGCGCTCCTCCGACTCGTTGACTCCGCTCATGTCCAGGCCCTCTGCAATTTCAAACTCGTCGTTGTCCAGTTCATCCAAATTCGGGTCCTGGGAGTCGTCCATGACATCAATGTTAAGTTCAGGTGGGTAGTCCATCACGTCAAGTGGGATTTGTGACTCATCCATAAACTCGTCGGGATACTCTTCGCTCATCCtttttctaaatttacttaaacTTGAtctgttttaaattatctaAGGTTAATTTGCCCTCCTTTGctttatttactttgttAGGCGCCTTTGGCGTAATGATCAATAATTGAAGAATACAGTGGCCAGAGGCGAATAATTAAACTCCAGTGGTCTAGGGCGTTATAACTACGTTACTAAAGTCACTGATGCTAATTCCGATTCACAAATTATGGACACAATATTGGAACTTTGTATTCCACCTCAAACCAACGATTTGGAGAATACAGGTATGTTTTTTCCGTATGTGTGACCACTATCGGATAGCAGTAGTGTTCCAAATAGGGGTTTTAATAGGCAGCTCAAGTGCTAATTACAACTAAGCGGGAAATAGTTGCAAGAGTACTTTGTATTTGCCCGGAAGAATTGGTGAACtctgtttatttaatgatgCTGTCGTTCTAATAGTAAATTTTGTTATACttgatatatttacaatttgAATCATTCGAGCTTGATTGCGATctaataatgtaaaatataatgtagATATATCTATAGTATTGAACTAATTCAACTGAGATTACTGTGAATAAGCTAATTTACGTAATGAAACCGACAATAAATCTGTACGAGGTTATATAATACCAGAATCTAGGATGggtattatataatttggcatataaatcaaatacAGATATACCAAAATCAGAATGCCAACATAGTTTAATAATCAAGATAGAAGCGACGAGGCATGGGGATGGTATTATATTCCCCGTTAAAGAGGCCTTATAATTCGTCCTTTTTACTACATATTCCATATCTTATGAgtctatatttttaatattgtttatagtatcaaaatttattatttacataatatattatagcaatttttgtaataaaaaggGAAATCAATAGTAGGGAATAAAACCATGAGCAGAAGGCGGCTGATTTTggatacaaaaataaatcttCTATAATATAACTTGTTTATAGATGATAAAAGGTCATTATTGgcaaattaataaaaaggcCACccaatacatatatataaatacattaaaccgtaaaattttgttaataaatTGATACTAAAAAGAGCaaaagaataaatttgaaatgGAAAGGACGGAAAAAAAAACTTGATTCACAAGAAtgttaaaatgaatttgtaGGTTACCAAAAATACAAGTAAAAAAAccaaaaaggaaaaatgttaaaaataatatgacATGTAATGGTTTGATGATAAATTTTGGTTCTAAAAATCAATacaaagttaaaatattgtattagAATAATATATTGAGAATATTTTGCAGTGGCAACACTGAATCATATATGTTTCTGGATattgatgaaaaatataattggTAAACTCaaaattcatatatataaaatttattataagtATAAGaatagtattttttatagaCAATGCACCCCCTCCTTAATCTCCCCATTAAGAAACGGTTAATTCACACCTAGCCAAACACAGTGATAAACGAGTTTGTACATTGGATGTGTACGGAATTTTCACTGATTTgaaatttatcaaaactATTTCAAACTTTTCCCACAAAAAATAGCCAAATTTTAACACCTGAATCACTAAATTCCCATTAAGTGATTCTACCCCGCATCTtctacacaaatataagttattttttaaacaccgacaattttaaaataacaaacaaaatttaaaatatatttaatggctataattattaaaatgattcGCTCTATCCCGCCGgatattatcattattcGAAATATCGATAGATGATACTTATATCGCATATTCTAAATAGGCGAATACACTtagaaaatttaaatccaaGTATCAACacaattaaaacatattcaAGTAAGATAGCGCCATTTGgtataaaattgtttaacaGTAGAAGAATAGATGTACTTgtagaaaataaagttaagCGCCTCAGTTATGCAATTTATAGTAGACAGTgctttaatttaaacaaaaaatattttttatcggGAAGTAGTAAACTTGATACGTTAAATGTAAAGTCAGCAGATGGAATAAGAGATGTGTTTAATGGTAAAGTGAAAGGTAAAATGTCTCCAGCTTGTGTTATGCAGAGTATCAACCCAAGGCTGCCAAACGAGTTTATTGacgaaaataaaattgagaGTCAAAATACATCTTTGAGTACAAACAATAAAGGACGAACCACAAACATAGGATTCAACGCAGATAATTTCGGAATTAGCACAAAAGATCTGGGAATTAACAATCATGGAATGAGCAGTTTAATGATGAAAAGTAATCATGGAATCGACACGAATCATGGAGAGAACGTGAATCAGCAGGCGCGAGTTACACACGCGCTGAAGCAGGAAGCAGACCACTGGTCAGTGAAGCAGCCAGTTGAAGAGTCAGCAGGGATGACGAAGGAGCCGGGCCACGCCCAAGAGTCGCAGCTGACGAGGTACTGGTACTACCCGCAAACGAGGACGCCGAGTGACGACGGCAGTATGGATTTCAAGAGCTTCCAAGTGATGACGTTCAACACGCTCGCGCAGAGCCTCGTGGACCACAAGTACATGGAAAACGACCAGACGACGATGAGCTGGACGAAGAGAAGGCACGAGATATACAAGGTGATCCAGGAGAGCAGCTGCGACATAGTGTGTCTGCAGGAAATCGACGAGCTCGACTACATCAACTTCTTCAAGGAGAAGGTCGAGGAGCTGGGCTACGAGTCAGTGTACAAGAGGAAGCTGCAAAACAGGCTCGACGGAGTGCTGACGCTGTACAGAAGGGACAGGTACGAGCTGGTGCTGAAGAGGGAGCTTAACTTCTCGTCGGAGCAGGAGGAGTACGACAAGCCGCAGGTGGCGCTGATCGTGGTGCTGAAGGACCTGTACACCACAGAGAACAAGGCGCCAAGAGCGACTAACGATGGCATTGCAGGTGCCGGGGCCGTGAATGGGGGCGTGGACGACATCCTGATAGTGGCAAACACGCACCTTATTTTCAACAAGAGCAGAGGAGACATAAAGCTGTATCAGCTGTGCAGTCTGTTGGCAGGGCTTAAGCAGACGTACGACGAAGTAATGTATAACGGCTCGAACAGTGGCACTAGTGGTGCTGAAGCAGGGGCAGGTGCGGCTATGGGCACTGGCTCCGGAACCGGGGGTAGCATGTTGTTGCCAAACGTGCTCTTGTGCGGAGACCTGAACATAACGCCTCAGAGTCTCATGTacaacttcctcttccacGGATTCGCGCCCCTGAAGCACACGAACCCGAGGTGCATATCAGGCCAGTACCTGATGTTCGATAAGACGTACCTGACCTCGTCGAGTGGACACAACGAGTCGGGAGAGACGATGGGCTCAGTGAGGCACTACGTGTCGGACGTCTACGGGCCGGACGAAGGCCCGGAAATGGCGCAGGGATACGGAAGTGGAGCTAGCGGCAGCACGTACGGCTACGAAAAGGGCTTAGACAAGTCATTCAGCGGAGTTCCGCCGGGACAGGGCAACTGGTACGAAGGAGTCCTGAGCCAGTTGAACAGAGCGTACTTCTCAAAGAGGCCGGACCACGTAAACGTTAACCACGTGGCAGAGTTCCTGGAGTTGATCAACAACACAGTGGCCACGGAAAAGGAGTACTCGGGTCTGACGGATGAGTTGGCGAAGAAGCTGCACGCAGTGTCTACGAGCGGCAGCGTTGAACTTGGCACCACTGACACTGACAGTAACAACCGCAACACTACCCTGAACACTGGTAGCATTAACACTGTTAGTGGTGACACTACCCTGAACACTGGTAACACTGacagtggtagtagtaacagcaACACTGGTAGCATTAACACTGTTAGTAGTAACACTACCCTGAACACTGGTAGCATTAACACTGTTAGTGGTGACACTACCCTGAACACTGGTAACACTGacagtggtagtagtaacagcaACACTGGTAGCATTAACACTGTTAGTAGTAACACTACCCTGAACACTGGTAACACTGacagtggtagtagtaacagcaCAAGTGCCAATAAAGTAGATGAAGTAAACGAAGGTGACGACGGCAGCTTCACAGGAGTAATTGGGCCATCAGATAGCGACGGTGCCGCAAACATTTCCACAGATCTAGGCGACGCTGTGGTTGGTGGAACAAACGCTAATTCTGATAATACAGCAGTGACGAGAAGTAGTACAGGCAACACAAGCAGTTTCGACGGAGGCGACGAGGTTATTTACTGCCCACTTAAGCTGTCGAGCGCATACTCAGTGGATGACGGATTCAACTGCGAACCGGCATTCACAGCATTCCACGGCTGGCAAAAGGGCTGTGTGGACTACATTTGCTATAACCCGGACTACACTCTCCTCGAGGGCATATACGAAATGCCATTATACACACAAGTAAGGCAAAACGGGGACCTGCCACACAAGGTAAGCGTGTACAGCCGACAATTACGGCCACGTATAAACATTATAGCAAAGTACTACTGTTGTATTTatgtagtagtagtagtaatagtagtaggCTAGCTATGTGGTAGTATCCTAACTATGTGGTAGTAGATGTAGTAGTAGGCTAGCTATGTAGTACTAGTCATCTATATTTAGTTTATGGAAATAGGTACCTACAAGTAGCTGTTATGTGACGTATGATACTTAGCACTGATaacaatttttagaaaTGGCCCGCGTCAGACCACTTTAGTCTCATTTCACAATTTAAACGTATCAAGTAATATCGGTGTGTGTAAGTAGATATGTCTTAGCTAACATTGAATGTATATTTGAATTGTCGATTAACGTGTGTAACTGATATGTGTAGTAAATGATGAATAGGTGTACTGTATATGAGCAAATGAGTGTGTAACTGATGTGTGTAG from Theileria orientalis strain Shintoku DNA, chromosome 1, complete genome encodes the following:
- a CDS encoding ribonucleoprotein, with protein sequence MSEEYPDEFMDESQIPLDVMDYPPELNIDVMDDSQDPNLDELDNDEFEIAEGLDMSGVNESEERAEAQPEIKPLEGLPCSPAPPASIKLFIARIPRDHKEEDIRKLFEEFGTVEDVTIIKDKATNVPKNCAFVKMASICQADAAIRSLNNQHTVEPGLGAVQIRYATGEPERLGFTQMVGEPGVDTAKLFVGSLPRSFSEQDLQDLFKDYGDAVETFLMKDMNSGGNKGCGFVRMRYKEQALYAIRELDHKKMVKDSVKPIEVRFAQSKNAAPQDPRLMQRIKRPPPPLDGIFPNYGPGGNFNGGYGKLKKRKKNGASLGYMSYNNGNPRHAGAWREYISPDGRFYYFNVETGSTQWEVPRDFLKLSGHGAGFGGYNNGGYAPAGNPASSPGFNAVTDDSCLFVFHIPSQWNNSDLFRTFSPFGRVVKAKIVFDRATNRSKGYAFVSYDNPDSATQAVANMNGFSILGKKLKSSAFLLTCWLGQWDCGPAVEPGGLKIRPPTGPLGRVSSGPETTANSAGAAHTVHSLPSVGSLYVERTVHYRLTLLRRRFASGWALSQRPLLPTCNSIITPPIATYLTRIYTNLVPIYSYHLFCFMPPVLYAY
- a CDS encoding uncharacterized protein (endonuclease/exonuclease/phosphatase domain containing protein) — translated: MDFKSFQVMTFNTLAQSLVDHKYMENDQTTMSWTKRRHEIYKVIQESSCDIVCLQEIDELDYINFFKEKVEELGYESVYKRKLQNRLDGVLTLYRRDRYELVLKRELNFSSEQEEYDKPQVALIVVLKDLYTTENKAPRATNDGIAGAGAVNGGVDDILIVANTHLIFNKSRGDIKLYQLCSLLAGLKQTYDEVMYNGSNSGTSGAEAGAGAAMGTGSGTGGSMLLPNVLLCGDLNITPQSLMYNFLFHGFAPLKHTNPRCISGQYLMFDKTYLTSSSGHNESGETMGSVRHYVNSNTGSINTVSSNTTLNTGSINTVSGDTTLNTGNTDSGSSNSNTGSINTVSSNTTLNTGNTDSGSSNSTSANKVDEVNEGDDGSFTGVIGPSDSDGAANISTDLGDAVVGGTNANSDNTAVTRSSTGNTSSFDGGDEVIYCPLKLSSAYSVDDGFNCEPAFTAFHGWQKGCVDYICYNPDYTLLEGIYEMPLYTQVRQNGDLPHKKWPASDHFSLISQFKRIK